The DNA segment GGAAGACGTAGATTGTGGTGGGGTGAGGGTCAGAGATACGGTCCGTTCTTCTCCTGGTGTAAGAGGTTTTTGTATGCTGGGGAGGTGGATATTTCCGAAGGATGTTCGTACAATTTGGCCATACCGGTATTCTCCCCGATAGAGAGGGGGAGAGTGAAAACGGAGTGTTGTTTCCTGCGAAGTGTCTACGTCAATATCCTTGATTCCACGAAGATATGCAGCTTCACGGGTGGCATAAACCCCTGCTCCCAAGAGAAAAAAGAGAAGAATGATATGGGGACTACGGGGTAAAAGGGAGATAGCAATAAGAGCTCCCGCACCAAGGATGATCCTTGGAATGGGGATAACAAGATGCAGCGTATGGGCTATAATAATACCTGCGGCAAAAAGTATAGTTGCCACGGGAGGTTTGTAGAAGGTCAATACACTTGTTTTATTCTTCTTTGTGCACATGATGGTTGCAAAAATATGTATCTATGATAATATACACGTTGTTGGTAGAAAAATACATACGAGGTAAAAAATGAAAGTATTACTGGTAGATGATTCCAACACCATGCGGAGAATACAGGCAAATCAATTGAAGCAGCTTGGTGTTGATGATGTCGTTCAGGCGGAAAATGGTAAAGAGGCATTACAAAAATTGTCAGAGAATATGCCCATTGATGTAATGCTTCTTGACTGGAATATGCCTGTTATGGACGGGTATGAATGTCTTAAGGCCGTACGCGGAGACAGTACGTATAAAAATGTTCGTATTTTTATGTGTACGTCTGAGTCTGAGAAGTCAAATGTGGTACAGGCCTTGAAAGCTGGTGCAAACAACTACATCGTGAAGCCCTTTACTCCTGACGTCCTGAAAGAAAAGATCGGTTTATAACACGGGAGAGGTACGAGATCTTTCTTCACTCTTTCTTTCTCTGTAAGGAGACTGTATATTCTGACATATACAGTCTCTTTTTTTGAGGATATGCCATGCCGTCGCAAGACTTTTTGATATTAGATTCACATGCCTTACTATTTCGCGCCTATTATGCCTTGATCCGAAATCCCCTTATAAACTCAAAGGGAGTGAATACCAGTGCCTTATTCGGGTTTTCACGATATCTTTTGCATCTGATGGATACCTTTCCGGATGCTCACATTGCTGCGGCCTTTGATTCCCCTGGTCCAACCTTACGGAAGCAACGATATTCCGAATATAAGGCAAATCGATCAGCGGT comes from the Chitinivibrio alkaliphilus ACht1 genome and includes:
- a CDS encoding response regulator; amino-acid sequence: MKVLLVDDSNTMRRIQANQLKQLGVDDVVQAENGKEALQKLSENMPIDVMLLDWNMPVMDGYECLKAVRGDSTYKNVRIFMCTSESEKSNVVQALKAGANNYIVKPFTPDVLKEKIGL